One genomic region from Antedon mediterranea chromosome 3, ecAntMedi1.1, whole genome shotgun sequence encodes:
- the LOC140044314 gene encoding NXPE family member 3-like: MVLPQHSCCTHFRRRNVFVCLLFTSVILTSLMCSLLRLSPVDNMFRTLSLKILTEHVIPFDNSHNFVALPYRPTQGLFPENDMYIPRYTEPPRAIFTDAGRSSFYIENEKASYNICDKIHVTIEARDHFNNKKTIGGDYFRGKVYSVASLASQSTDGEIVDHNNGTYSAYFTLRWSGPMYIDVRLIHSSEAIAAMKRVQQMYPVRMAYDGKFQLGDIIHTMRCHIELSSANEICNFTDLRTGEPWFCEKPGDLPCSALMYHQGNLERARIDTSSQFTVEEQLFFKPKTIIGVKGIFVNSTGKTIRFVSIICLSFTDENCLCEESSIPCQPVKNSVKGNEELAAGFYFNDSWYSNQCTLQNIDVFSAVANKCLENKRFYFYGDSTIRQWYEYLVANIPETTSVDITGVNKKAGPLIAHSELHKVKLFYRHHAFPIRNTWMRVEDIKWTANEIDQLGADENVIICINMFAHFVPTSVDVYRSRLLTIKAALVRLYKRSPKTLVFFKSANTREYSGAAGSVNYGDWPAFLLDVEMRKVMSDVPNLTVIDVWDMTNCHRTPEVIHPHPLVIREEIKVLLSLICG, translated from the exons ATGGTTCTTCCTCAACATAGTTGTTGTACACATTTTAGACGTAGAAATGTGTTTGTATGTCTGCTGTTTACTTCTGTGATTCTGACGTCACTCATGTGTTCTTTACTCAGACTTTCACCGGTGGATAATATGTTT agaaCGTTATCTTTGAAAATCCTCACGGAACATGTAATACCGTTTGATAATTCACACAATTTTGTCGCGCTTCCGTACAGGCCAACTCAAGGCTTGTTCCCAGAAAATGACATGTATATACCCAGATACACTGAGCCTCCCCGGGCCATATTCACGGACGCTGGTCGTTCGTCATTTTATATCGAAAACGAAAAGGCCTCTTACAACATCTGTGACAAAATACACGTCACGATTGAAGCGCGTGATCACTTCAATAATAAGAAGACTATCGGGGGTGATTACTTTCGCGGCAAAGTGTATAGTGTTGCTTCGTTGGCCAGTCAGTCTACTGATGGTGAGATAGTGGACCATAATAATGGCACGTACAGTGCGTACTTCACTTTAAGATGGAGTGGGCCAATGTACATCGACGTAAGACTGATCCACAGCAGTGAGGCAATCGCGGCTATGAAAAGAGTTCAACAGATGTATCCGGTTCGGATGGCATACGATGGAAAGTTCCAATTGGGAGATATCATCCACACAATGAGGTGCCACATCGAATTGTCGTCTGCCAATGAAATCTGCAACTTTACTGATTTGAGAACTGGTGAACCATGGTTTTGTGAGAAGCCTGGAGATTTGCCGTGCTCTGCGCTGATGTACCATCAAGGGAACTTAGAAAGAGCTAGAATCGATACGTCATCACAGTTTACAGTTGAAGAGCAATTATTCTTCAA acccaaaACAATAATAGGAGTAAAAGGAATATTCGTAAACAGTACAGGTAAGACCATTAGATTTGTGTCC attatatGTTTATCTTTTACAGATGAGAATTGCTTATGTGAGGAATCATCAATTCCATGTCAACCTGTAAAGAATTCAGTAAAAGGGAACGAAGAATTAGCCgctggtttttattttaacgacaGCTGGTACTCCAACCAGTGTACCTTGCAGAATATAGATGTATTTTCGGCTGTTGCTAACAAATGCTTAGAAAATAAACGTTTTTATTTCTACGGAGATTCAACAATTCGACAATGGTATGAATATTTAGTTGCTAATATTCCAGAAACAACTAGCGTCGATATTACCGGAGTAAATAAAAAAGCTGGGCCGTTAATTGCCCATTCTGAGCTTCACAAAGTTAAGCTGTTCTATCGTCACCACGCGTTCCCAATACGTAACACCTGGATGCGCGTAGAAGACATCAAATGGACAGCCAATGAAATCGATCAACTCGGAGCAGACGAGAATGTTATCATTTGCATAAATATGTTTGCACATTTTGTGCCAACGAGTGTTGATGTTTATCGAAGCAGATTACTGACTATAAAGGCTGCTCTTGTTAGGTTGTATAAACGAAGTCCAAAGACGTTAGTGTTTTTTAAAAGTGCAAACACGAGGGAATATAGTGGAGCCGCAGGTTCGGTTAACTATGGCGACTGGCCGGCGTTCTTGTTGGATGTAGAGATGAGGAAGGTCATGAGTGACGTTCCAAACCTTACAGTTATTGATGTGTGGGACATGACCAACTGTCACAGGACGCCGGAAGTTATTCATCCACACCCGCTGGTTATCAGAGAAGAAATAAAAGTTCTCCTGTCTTTAATATGTGGTTAA